DNA from Equus asinus isolate D_3611 breed Donkey chromosome 17, EquAss-T2T_v2, whole genome shotgun sequence:
GCCCGAAAaatgatgaatagataaagaagatgtggtatatatatatatatatatatacaatggaatactactcagccataaaaatttgtgacaacatggatggaccttgacagtattatgctaagcaaaataagtcagacaaagtcaaataccacatgatttcactcatatgtggataagataaacagacaaacaaatagataaggagaacagattagtggttaccagaggagaaggagatggggagagagcgaaagggataaaggggcacgtaTGTACAGCgacagataaaaactggactgttggtggtaaacacaatgtagtctatatagaaactgaaatatagtaatgtatacctgaaatttacacaatcttgtaagccaatatgacctcagtataataattttaaaaaacccttgctatggggctggcctagtggcgcagtggttaagtttgcatgtcccacttcggtggcctggggtttgccggttcagatcccttgtgcagacatggcaccgcttggcaagccattgctgtggtaggcgtcccacatataaagtagaggaggatgggcacggatgttagctcagggccagtcttcctcagcaaacagaggaggattggcagcagttagctcagggctagtcttcctcaaaaaataaataaataaaataaaataaactaaaataaatccTTGCTAAAATTGGATCCAATATAGCAAAGTAGGTGATCTTCTTTTAATgcacaataataataactacccaCTTCCTTCAAATGGATATTTTATAGTcctcatttgtatttttcattatcTGTAGTTCTTAGGGAACATAGGATTTACAGATATAgaatcaaataaaacattaaaaaattagtattagcaataaatgtttcaaaaaagtttttaataaaaacgCACACAttagtaacatttaaaaaatctaaaaaaacaggaaaaagttaTCTCCAAAGAAAGTCCTCTTCAATTCCATAGATATTTATGGAGTACCAGCACTGTGAAAGGAGCAGTGAAGaatacaaagaacagaaaaaatggtAAAGCACAATCTTTTTGTATAAAGAGCATACAATTTTTATGAAAGGCAAGACACCTTCCCCAGATGTAATTTATCTCTTGATATTGAATCAACCGGGTCTAATAAACGCTACCCACTGTACTTAGATACTGGGAATTCAAAGATGAATGCTACATTCTCCATTCCCAAGGAACTCACAActattgaaatatttcttttcccattcagatggtacaaaaaaaaattatgaactaCTAGTGGATTTCAAAAGAGCAAGATAGACAACTCAGTGCCAATCCCTAGTAAAATTCTGGAAATGCATGATTAAACAGGTCATTTTTAAGCATTTTGAAAAGCCTGGCGATTACTAAGAGCCCGTATGAAGTGACCCAAGATAAATCCTGCCAAATgcaccttatttttaaaataaggcttCGAAATGGTTAGGGTTATACAAGTGCTGTATGAAAGGATTTGATATGCTTCCTGCGATATCCTTCTTGGAGAGAGGGTTTATTATAGATTGGATGGTGAATTGGTTATTTTTTGCTGCAAAACAAACCATtccaaacttaatggcttaaaatatcAATGAGTTTATTTGCCCatgtttctgtgggtcagcaTTTTGGGCtagctcagctgggcagttcttctgGTCTTACTGGAGTCACTAATGTGGCTGCAGTCTTCTGGTGGGTTGACTGGGTTGCTTTAGGGAGCCTCAACTTGATGGCTTCTCTCTGCTCCACAGGTTCTCGTCCTAGCCTTGGCTTCTTCACGTGGCAGTCTCAGGGCAGCAAGAGAGGATAGTTCCCAAAGGGTAAGTGTGAGCCTCTGCTTGAAACACATTTGCcaatgtcccattggccaaagcaagtcacatagccATGAGGGGAGGGGACCATCTAAAGGTATGGATACAGGAAAGTGGGATTCACTATGGGGGTCATAATTGTGACAATGTACCACAGATGGTATTAATTGAGCATATTTCTATCTAGTTGGACAACAATTTCCAAAGAGGACTACCATAGATGCTGCATTCAGCCTGtcctattctagatatttattaatgatttggatgaaggaaataaaatatgattgTAATTTTGACCAGGACGCAAAActatgatgaataaaataaactctGAAGATAACTTTGGCGTTTTGGATCAGTTGGCCAAAACCAATAAAAACACAGTATATCAGTGTGAAATGAAAAGTCCTACATCTATGttagtaaaataaattatggtcAGGCAGAATTAAAAGCTATATGAAAACTATGTGGAGGTTTTATTTGATACTAAATTTTTGAGGCTAACATGATCAAgatgaattaatgaaaatatagTTCACAGGTCATGAAAAGTAACAGTTCCCCAGAATGAAATATTCCCAGTGTATTGTGTTGATTTCTGGGTGAAATATTCCCAGTGTATTGTGTTTATTTCTCGGTGAAAATCTGTAGAAGGGTATGGAGCCAGAGAAAATCTAAAAAGTGGCTGGTATGATGAGAGGGTTCAAATATAATCTCCTGAAGAAAAGTTGATAGAGTGCTTGCTCTAGAGAAAAGGGACTGATGACTGTAGAAGATGCAAAATCTGTCCTAATACATGTGAAGAGCTGTCATGTAGAAGAAAGCTCTAGAGGCTAAAAACAGAATTCACGGGAGGAAGTAGTTTGtagatagatgttagctcaagatgAGGAGCTAACTTTAACAACTCGAGTTGTCCAACAAGAAATGAAGTGTCTTACAAGTTAATGGTCTGTCTCCTTGGAAGGTCATGCAGAGTCTGGAACACTGAGATGCTGTAGAAGAGATTCATGAGGAATCCAAGATTCAATGATGCCCGCTTTGTTCTTCTCCTATATTTCCacttattaaattaaataagattttcctccatttttgttATCCTTTTTATTACTGGAGTGCTCTTTAAAAGTTATGAAGAGAATCatgagttttcattttgattaacaaaacaaaaaactttaaaaaaagtcacaCTTCCTTTGGCTAACTTCAGTGCTTTTTCTGCCATTCAGGACCTGCTGGCCAATATTTAGAACATAATGTTATGATCTTGGAAGGAACACATGGAAACTTCTAGTTCAACTCTGCCATTTCAGAAATAACGAAGGTGAagcccagagagacagagagacttgCCTGAGGTTACACGTACTCCTACTGGCAGAGCAAGCCTCGAACAAGGAGTGTGGCATTGTAAGAAGACAGTGTAGTCTCTAGATTTCTAAAAACTGTGTTTTCATTGTGGATATGTCTTTTATTAGCCATCTTAGTTTCTTGTCTAAAAAATGAAGACAGTGATACTTACCACAGGCTAAGTGAGATAACCCATATAAAGTGCCCAGTGTACAGAAGGTGTCCAATAAATGTTGATGCTCCTTCTTTCATGCCCAGGACATCATGTTGCCCTACGTGATGTAGCTATATTTCAATTAGACAATAGTATTCATTTACTCTGGTGCTCCTAGAATAATGGGCCATGTCTCATTTTGATGAAGACATTCCCGGCTCACGCATGTCATCCCAGCATAACTATTAATAGCATCCCacttcactctcaaaagtgatccaattttaaaaagtcataggATCATCCTACCTAGAACTTTTTCAGGGCTTTTTTTAGGGCATCTTTTAGTTTCCTGTTCCTCATACTATAGATCAAGGGGTTTAAAATAGGAGTGATAAAAGTGTAGACCACGGACACCACCCGGCCCATCTCAGGAGAGTAACTGGAACTGGGGGACAAGTATATGAAGCTGGTGCAGCCGTACTGCAGGAGGACCACTAAGATGtgagaggagcaggtggagaaggctcGGCGGCGCCCTTCTGCTGACCGGATCCTCAAAATGGCTGCCACGATGAAGACATAGGAGATGGAGATCAGCGAGAGGGGGATGCTTAGGACGATGAAGCTGATAATATACAGGGCAGTCTTGTGAACACGTGTATCTGCACAAGCCAGGCGCATGACTGCAGGCATGTCACAGTAGAAGTGATAGATTTCATTGCTGTTGCAGAATGGAAGATGGAAGATTAAAATTGTCAGTGGCATCGACAGCAAAAACCCCAGCACCAGGGACCCTCCCATCAGCTCCACACACAAGGGCCAGCTCATGATGAGGGTGTATCTCAGAGGGTAACAGATTGCTGTAAACCGGTCATAAGCCATGACTGCAAGCAGGACACAGTCAGCCCCAcccaagaagacaaagaaaaacatctgGGTGCCACATCCAGTGATGGAAACAGGAGTTTTGCCCATTGAAATAAGGTTTGCCAAGGCCAGTGGGGCGATGGAAGATGTACAGAAGATTTCCAGAACTGCCAAGTTAGCCAGGAAAAAGTACATGCGAGTGTGGAGGGAGTGGTTGATCTGGACAATGACTGCAATTGTGGCATTTCCACTGAGGCTGGTCAGGTACATCACCAGGAAAGCCACAAAAATCACCACCTGTACTGTAGGATCAGCCGAGAATGGACGAAAGAAGAATCGAACATTtgcagttttgtttatttcttccatgGATAGTATATTGGACCTATGAAAAGGAAAGGTGACAGGAGACTATAGGCATCTCTCACTCAATATGAAGCTTTCTCAACTCCTCCATTCAGTGTTGGAGCACTTTCTGAGGTACCTCAGCAATTATGTGCACACTTTCATTTTAGAGCAGATTACGTAATATTATAATTTACACACTTGCCATCCCCTCATCTTTCCTCCTCTACCCTCAGGTACCAAAGACTGAGAAATCCTCAACTGATgatctttgttttgattctggtgcctagtacagtgcctgataTAGAAAGCTTTCCAAGAAATGTgtgctgaatgaattaatgaacaaattcaAAGTTAAAGTTAAAAGTTACCAAATGGATAAAACAGGGTATCAATTCAATGTGTgaaacttgaaataaaaaattttaggaaaGTATAAGTAGATGCATGccacaatttaaataaaattatgctaCTGGTACAGTGTGATGTTGCATCACAAACTGTAATTTAGCTCAAAATCTAGAGACTTTATTGATTCATTCTGCTTACTCTCCTTTATCCAACTTGTTCCTGAATGTTGATAGTTTGTCCTTCAAAAGtttctcaggggccagccccatggctgagtggttaagttggcacactccacttcggcagcccagggtttctccggttcagatcctggccatgggcatggcaccactcatcaggtcatgctgggacggcatcccacgtgccacaaccagaggcactcacaactggaatatacaactatgtattgggggggggggctttgggagaagaagaagaagaagaaaaaaaaggaagattggccacacatgttagctcaggtgccaatctttaaaaaaaaattctcatatctattattttgtttttttcccactgCCCCAATCCATTCTATCCATTGTTACTGTATATTTGGATTCCTGTGTTAGCCTCCTATCTAATCTCCCACTTCTCTTCCCTCTATAATTCATCTTGCTCTTCATCACCATATTATTCAACTGCTTAGAATTTTTCAGTGCCTTCCTATTGCTTAAATGACAACTTCACACTCCTCTGCTGATTATTCCAATCTCTCTCGGATCTGACATTTTTAGGCTAATCCCACTGATGCCCTCAATTACCCCTGTTCTGTGCCATATGGTCTACTCATTGGCCTCTTATCCATCATTCTCCTTTCCACTTTGCATACTTCTATTCTTCTTCCAGTTAGAAatcttgtcttctctcttttcctaatCCAAATCCGGCCCAATTTTCAAATGTTagattatgtttttctttcatgaagTCTTCTTAGGCTACTCTAGTTTaaatctctccctcctttctcaatATTGCTCATAGTGCTATGATTTTAGTGCTAACACACTGTCTTTTACTGTATCTTTATGTCCTGTCCCAAATTATAGTCTAGGTTCCCTGAGGACAGCGGCTCTATCTTATGACAAATTATGATTTATGCCGTGTTAAGTGCTAGGCATGGGGAAAGTACTCTATATGCATTAGCTCACTTAATCCATAAAACCACTTTAGGAGGCCAGTAcaattattatcccattttacagatgaaaacttAGGCTTAAAGAAGTTAAGAGATGGTTTGAAGTCACATTGGTAGAAAATaggagagccaggatttgaatacAGTATATTTAACCGCAGAGCTCTTGTGCTTAATCTTAGTTTATACTGTGTTGCCTCCCTCTATACTTTATATCCCCTAGGTGGCTCTGTTATTTGATTGATTATATTTCAGCCATAGGTAGAACTGTAGATGGTCTATTGGAAAAAGAATACCAGAGATCTGAGACCAGAAATATTGGATTACAGTATTTCCAGACTTGAGGGGCATAGCTACAATCTAGATCCTGGTTAATCTAGTAAATGCTGCCCCTGCcagtgcaacaaaaagaatttcccttctttctctcataAGGAGCATGGGGGAAGTGGTTTAAAATTGTGACGTCTTGGGTGAAGATGCAGGGAGAGTGGTTTAATTCATCCTTCATGAGAGAGAGCACGGGAACAGAGAGAAGCCAGAATCCTCTGTGACCCAGGGCCTCAAGTCCTGAGTGATGCTCAAAGAGTTTTCATAGGTGCCTGCACTTTTAATCTCCTGCCTCTTGGTGGCTAAAAGTCTAGTCCCCAAACTAAGACAGTAGCTTTGGGTTGAGTCAAGCATATACAGGTGATGCAAATGAATTACTCAATTAATAAGGACGTTAGAGATAAAAAGTCCCAATGGTGCCTTCTGTTCATGTTCTCAGTTGCCACCTCCTTGGGCTCAGGAAGTCCACTCTACCTCTTGGGCATAAATCCACCTCATCTCTTCAAAGCACTTGTGTCTCAATGCATTGTGTAGCCTGCATTGGCTTCTTTTCATTCAATGTctagaaaagggaagaggaaatcAAACATGGAGAAATACTGTGAAATCCAGGGTACTGCATGAGAAATTCAAGTACCACATTATCCATTATATTATCTAGCTATTCTCTCAATTTCTTTATGCAAAAGTTTCCCACTTGTTGTGGTCTCTTTATAGTGACAAGATAAAGATGCAAGTTTGGTTCTACTGGAAGCTATATCAACTTTAGCTTATATGAGATGCCTTTGCTATTGCAAAAAAGAATCCAACTAGACACATGTTTCAAAAGATGGTCTGGAATGCTCAGAAATTCCTTTtatataatagcaaaatattgaaCCATATGTTGGGCATCATGCAAACAAATAACTGAATGTTTTGCTGACTTCATTCTTTATATAAATCTAGAGGGAGGATAGTGGTTATTTGGATCCATGCATGCTTCCTAAACTATAATGTACGCATTCTAGAATCTAGAGGGTACAAATCTGTGTCCAGGACAAAGTGAAGTCCCAGGGTCAATATGGCGCAACTTTTTTAAAAGGTCAGTTTTAACTTGAAATTTTTGGAAAATGATTTCATATAAAAACTGTGGAGATAGTATACATAGAAGAAATATCTGTATGAATTATGGGGGACAAACGCATAAGATTTCCGGGAGATTTCTTATTTGTGACTGATCACCAAGTCCTTAGGAATATAAATTGTCTCTCGGACTAATTAGAGAACTTAAGTAGGAAAGTCTTAGATGTACTGATTTAGACCATAGATTGGCTACTACCCAATGGAAAATGTAATTCCTTGAACTTCCCGAATATAAAATCTCGACTGGGAACAGCTCCTCCCTTATTATTCCAAAGAGAACAACTAAGGTAGTAGTTAACATTTTCTAAGATAGGTATGGCCCAGAGAAAGTTCCCAGGAGATAACTAGTCTTTGAAAAGATGGTACATCATCTCTTGAGACTGTTTCCCATCATACGACCAAGAACATGGCTCCATGAATTCTTTGTCCTTTGTGTAATCCCTCTACAAGTTGCTTAGTGGCTACAGAAGGTCACAGATGCCCACAGAATCGGAGCTTTGCCAGGTTATCTGGTCCATCACTTCCAAAGCAATTGCCTGACTTGTTGCACAAGTAAATGATTCTTTAGttcatcatttaaatatagaaGTTACCATaggggatgcaaagatggttgaGATGTCATCTACTCTATGGAGTCATAGGGACAAGACTGTCAGCTAGATTGTCCCTTATTCTTGTTCTGTTTTCAACACCTTTGCACCCTCCCTTGCCAGTTTCTCTCAATTTAAATTGCAGACAACATTTTACAACAAGGGGAAAATATGTAGTCAAAAAGCGGTCTTTTAACTGTCAATAAACTGTCTCTGTTTATATAATTAGATTCTAAGAGAATGCATTTATAAAAAAGcatataaatttgggggagaTGATGCTTTCAAGAAAGATGGTGGAGAGTAGGCTATGTTGGAATGGAATGATGTGTATTCAAGTTCCAGCTTTGCAACTTAATACTTTTGTGATCTTGTTCTGTCACTGCCCTCTCTAAGATTCCATTTGCTCAGAATAACAACTTACTACTTCACAAGACTGTTGCGAAGTGTAAATGAAATAACATCCATAAGAAAACCTGCTggaatgcctggcacatattattTGCTCATTAAAGTATATTGATTCATTGATTCCTTCATTATCAATCCTGagactgaaaaatatttaaattactgcTGAGTGGATGAAATGCCTGGCGGGCCAATCTAAAATTTTCTCGATGAGATTTTGTGTCACATCTCGTTCCATAGTCTCCCACGTCACCTTATATTGCAGAATCTCTCTTTAAGTAGGGTGAAGCATGGTCAGTTTCATCTACTTATAAACTGGTCGTTACAGTTAAAAGATAGCTTATATAAAATGTCCTGGTTTTAGGTTTATCTACATGGCCTGATTGGCCTGGATGGTATATCTATTAGTACAAATTTGGACTCAcctgaagaggaaaataaaatctttacttGGGCGTTTTGATTGTAGGatgaacagaaaaggaagaataatgtTATAACGATTATCCACAGGGCAAAAGCCCTGCTTGGAGCATAGGTATTTGTGGTTTCTGGAGATGCTCACACTAGCTGGAGGATCTACTCCtacttattcaaagaaaatgttcCAGTGTCAGGTGTACTCAAGTGAAAACATATATTTGTCCTTACAAGACATTCTTGAATAACATTTTCTGTATGTCTGAATATATATGAATTTCATATATGAattcataaatattcataagatgaaattcaaatttcatgtATGTCTATATATTTGAAGAGATTATATATCTGAAGAGACTATTTGCTTTCTGGAAGAGACTCCTATGAGTATTTTCTGGCGCAGCGTCTGGAAAGAAAGAGAGCCAACTTTGTATCCCATTACTGATGATATGTTGAATCACATGGAATTTGTTTCTGAAGGTCAACTGTGGTAGCATATAGACATTTTCACAGGATTCAACATAAGACATTTACAAGCATATTTTGagtatattaaatgaaatattcagaCATTCAATAAAAAGTTCTTCTACTGCGTAATAATGggtagcatttattgagcacttgtacACTGTGCTAATCATTTTACAGGCATCGTTTCATGTAAGTGGTCCTGCAGTCCAATGCAAGAGGGACCTTTATTGCCCAtatttttgcagatgaagaaattcaGGCTTAAGGGTTTAACTAACTTTCccagctagtaaatggtagagtAGTACTTAATTCCTGGGTCAGTCTGGAAGCAAGTCTAAGCTTCTATCATTAAAATAAACTATACCTCACTGAGCAAGGTACTAAGTAAGGCTGAATGATAGGTGTCTTGGAGAGACAAAATCCTTAAATTCTAATTGTTCTTTATCAACAGACTATTTCCCTGTAAAGTGGTGCACCACAAGACTTTCTCAGATCATTATAAAGTTAATGCGTAGCACCCTAACTTgtaatctttcttcctttccttttcactcctccttttcttcctctctcaccaTCTACTCATGTAaccaacaatatttattttaataaatccttttaaaaaatatttattaaggccCTACTCTATGTAAGGCATAGCTTCAGTTTctgagagaagggggaaaaatgtagaaaaatgagagagattgTCAACGCTTAAAGAGCTCAAAATTGagagatataaaaataatacacgTCAAATTCACTTAAGTGCTGTCATAAGAGAACAACATGCTAGGGAAGCACAGACACATCTCTCTTTTTGcaataacatcttttaaaaaattgcatgtaatatagaattattttttaatgcataagGGAGATTCTCAATGTGAAGGAACCTTCTAGCCATTCTTTTTATAATAGAagtagatattttctaatttttcagcttctgtaagtttgaaatttggAATGatggatttgtttttaaattggagAAAACCTTGCAACTACTGACATCTCTGTATTTCAGGGCTAGTTAGTGTTGAACTCATTTAATCTGATCTAGAGTATGAGCCCTTGACTATTTTGCACGGAATCTCCTCTTTGCCATTCATCAATTTGAAGAGCATGGATTTCACGGTATGTATTCGAATTTCCCTTAAACTGTCTAGTATAAAACATTGGTTCTGAGTAGGAACTAGACTTTGACTCTCTTTGAAAATCTCCATACTTAACTTCTGTTCCCTGGCCAATGTCCACCACAAGGTTTGACTACTTACAAGCTATGGATATTCCTAATTTTCTAGAATCTGGAGTCTGGGTGGAGATTCTTACCTTTTACTGGACTCATGTGGACTACAAGCCACTGCAGACTTGCTTAGATCCTTTGCTAAGCATCATGACCCAAGTGGTCTGCCTGAAGGTCCTTCTGTCCTCAGAGATTCCCTGGGCTGGCATGCTGACCACTTCTAAATTCGCGTATCTCGCTGATTCAGGGCACTATATTAAAACATTTCTCAAACTAGACCTGATTCCTATCTGATCAACTCTTGGACAGGGGGTATGTGCTatcctgcctctttcttctttgtgcAAGGTAACATCTAGGCTTTACTTATCACATCTCTGTAGCCTGGGACTTACCTTTGAAGTTCCTCTGACATTCAGACTCTAAATTATTGTCAAATAATAACATTCATAACTAGTTTGGCTAAAGTGACATTCTTGGTCCCCTGAGGTGACTGGGGTCTGCTCGGGAAGCATAAAGCAATAAGATTAAATACTGTGTTCCTAAGAGTTAAAATTGCATCAGGATTATTCCATTGGTACATCTTCCCTTGGGATTATCTTTTAGTAACTTGTTGATGAGTTCAATGGTGAGGTCAGATGTGGGaaagagaaattattattttcacttgatttaccttgaaatcacatttaaaaaaagaaaatttccacaTGCtgcattattactattattattattattctactAGCTTTGAAATTATTA
Protein-coding regions in this window:
- the LOC106844366 gene encoding olfactory receptor 10V1: MEEINKTANVRFFFRPFSADPTVQVVIFVAFLVMYLTSLSGNATIAVIVQINHSLHTRMYFFLANLAVLEIFCTSSIAPLALANLISMGKTPVSITGCGTQMFFFVFLGGADCVLLAVMAYDRFTAICYPLRYTLIMSWPLCVELMGGSLVLGFLLSMPLTILIFHLPFCNSNEIYHFYCDMPAVMRLACADTRVHKTALYIISFIVLSIPLSLISISYVFIVAAILRIRSAEGRRRAFSTCSSHILVVLLQYGCTSFIYLSPSSSYSPEMGRVVSVVYTFITPILNPLIYSMRNRKLKDALKKALKKF